A part of Onthophagus taurus isolate NC chromosome 7, IU_Otau_3.0, whole genome shotgun sequence genomic DNA contains:
- the LOC111429302 gene encoding histone H3, with the protein MARTKQTARKSTGGKAPRKQLATKAARKSAPATGGVKKPHRYRPGTVALREIRRYQKSTELLIRKLPFQRLVREIAQDFKTDLRFQSSAVMALQEASEAYLVGLFEDTNLCAIHAKRVTIMPKDIQLARRIRGERA; encoded by the coding sequence atggCTCGTACGAAACAAACTGCTCGGAAATCTACCGGAGGTAAAGCGCCACGTAAACAACTCGCAACTAAAGCGGCAAGGAAAAGCGCCCCCGCTACTGGTGGTGTCAAGAAACCGCATCGTTACAGACCTGGAACCGTAGCTCTTCGAGAAATTCGTCGTTACCAGAAAAGTACCGAACTTCTGATTAGAAAGTTGCCCTTCCAACGTTTGGTTAGAGAAATTGCCCAAGATTTCAAAACCGACTTGCGATTTCAAAGCAGCGCCGTTATGGCTTTGCAAGAGGCGAGCGAAGCTTACTTGGTCGGACTCTTCGAAGATACGAACTTGTGTGCAATTCATGCAAAACGAGTAACCATCATGCCGAAAGACATTCAGCTTGCTAGGCGCATTCGCGGCGAAAGAGCCTAA
- the LOC111429303 gene encoding histone H4 has protein sequence MTGRGKGGKGLGKGGAKRHRKVLRDNIQGITKPAIRRLARRGGVKRISGLIYEETRGVLKVFLENVIRDAVTYTEHAKRKTVTAMDVVYALKRQGRTLYGFGG, from the coding sequence ATGACTGGTCGTGGAAAGGGAGGAAAAGGTCTTGGGAAAGGAGGCGCCAAACGTCATCGCAAAGTACTCCGTGACAACATCCAGGGCATCACCAAACCAGCCATCAGACGTCTTGCCCGTCGTGGCGGTGTGAAGCGTATCTCAGGATTAATTTACGAAGAAACTCGAGGAGTTTTAAAGGTTTTCCTTGAGAACGTTATTCGCGATGCTGTCACGTATACTGAACACGCAAAAAGGAAAACCGTCACTGCTATGGACGTCGTTTACGCCCTTAAGCGGCAAGGTCGTACTCTCTACGGCTTTGGGggttaa